GTAAGCCTTGAAGACCTGGCCGTAGAGCCCTTGCGCCGGGTTATCGGTCGGCCGGCCAGCCAGGTTCTTCGTTTGCACGACGTCGTTGGCGTTATTGGCTTTGGTATATTTAACATCGAGTCCGAGGGAGCCGCCGGAGTTGACGCGGATCTCGATGATCTGGGCCTCCACCATCACCTGGATCGGCGGGATGTCCAGTTCCTTGATCAGTCGTTCAATACGAGGCAGGTAGTCGGAGCTGGTTTGAATGACCAGCGCGTTGTAAGAATCGTCGGCGGTCACGGTGCTGCCGGCCGGCAAAATGGCGGTCAGGGTGGCGGACAGATCGCTCGGCTTGGCGTTGCCGAGGTAATAGGTCCGCATGATCTTCTTGGTCGAAACAAAGATCGTGCCCGACTCTTCGAACCAATCGAGCCCCTTGGTCCGCAGGACCGCTTCCAGGCCTTCTTTCGGCTCGATGCCGGAGAAAGTGACGGTTACTTTTCCGGTGACGTCATCGGCGGCGACGATGTTGACTTTGGTCGCCTTGGCGAAGATCTGCAGGACCGATTTGACGTCCGCGTCTTTCAGGTTGAGAAAGACCTTTCCCTTGGAAATGGTGATGTTTTCCATCTCTTTGGGTGCGGCGGTGACGGAGGAAACCAGCAGCAAACCAATAATCAGAATGAACCCGGCCCTAATTTTATTTTTCATTTATTTTTCCTCCATTTTTAAGACTTTGGTCGAAGAGCCTTTTCTGATCGTGACATGGTCTTTGGCGATGGCCACGACTTGCCAGCCCATGATCGTGCCGCCGACCGGGACCGCTTGTCCCGAGATGAAGGCGACTTTCATATCGACATCCCACCAGATCCCTTCCAGTTTGGGGATCAGCGGTTTTTCCTCGCCGGCCGGAGCGGTGGGGGTGGCGGGTTTCGCCGGTTCGTCGCCGGGTCGCCGGACGTTGATCCGCAAAGCGAAAGGATCGACCAGTTTAATATCCGGCGGCGGCGGCAAGACGAGCGGCGCTTTCGTCTCCGCCGTCGGGGCGGCCGGAGCGTTGGCCGGTTTTAGGGGCGCTTGCTCCGCGGCTTCAAACCCGGTCTGCGGGACGAAATTAGTGGTTGGGAAAAATATCGGCCAATACGTTAAGGCCGCGTATCCCAGCGACGCGATCATAGCGACAATTAATATTACCGTTCTCATAGCTTTTCCCTTTTTAATAATAAGCGGTCAGGGTCAT
This window of the Candidatus Margulisiibacteriota bacterium genome carries:
- a CDS encoding secretin N-terminal domain-containing protein, which translates into the protein MKNKIRAGFILIIGLLLVSSVTAAPKEMENITISKGKVFLNLKDADVKSVLQIFAKATKVNIVAADDVTGKVTVTFSGIEPKEGLEAVLRTKGLDWFEESGTIFVSTKKIMRTYYLGNAKPSDLSATLTAILPAGSTVTADDSYNALVIQTSSDYLPRIERLIKELDIPPIQVMVEAQIIEIRVNSGGSLGLDVKYTKANNANDVVQTKNLAGRPTDNPAQGLYGQVFKAYTDVNVEGYLSALATGTNYNVVASPKITTMNNKEATILIGAKYGYKTSVISDTTTTQVVNFLSVGTSLVMTPNVSKNGLIRMKVAPKVSEGSVVGDLPQENTTETKNEVVVRDGQTFVIGGLIKEKDVQTDFGIPYLMDIPLLGSLFRKTVTSKEKSELLVFVTPHIVTPEFIESMNKPKEELEKKSAGQKARLIH